In Ascaphus truei isolate aAscTru1 chromosome 7, aAscTru1.hap1, whole genome shotgun sequence, one genomic interval encodes:
- the SNRPD2 gene encoding small nuclear ribonucleoprotein Sm D2, which translates to MSLLNKPKSEMTPEELQKREEEEFNTGPLSVLTQSVKNNTQVLINCRNNKKLLGRVKAFDRHCNMVLENVKEMWTEVPKSGKGKKKSKPVNKDRYISKMFLRGDSVIVVLRNPLLAGK; encoded by the exons GAGTCTTTTGAACAAACCCAAGAGTGAAATGACTCCAGAGGAGCTGCAAAAGCGTGAGGAGGAGGAGTTCAACACAGGACCACTGTCCGTACTCACGCAATCCGTGAAGAACAACACACAAGTGCTGATCAACTGCAGAAACAACAAGAAGCTGCTGGGCAGAGTGAAGGCTTTTGAcag aCACTGTAACATGGtcctggagaatgtgaaggagatgtGGACTGAGGTCCCCAAGAGTGGGAAGGGAAAGAAGAAATCCAAACCAGTCAACAAGGACCGGTACATCTCCAAGATGTTCCTCAGAGGGGACTCGGTCATCGTGGTGCTCAGGAATCCATTACTAGCGGGCAAATGA